Genomic window (Arachis hypogaea cultivar Tifrunner chromosome 13, arahy.Tifrunner.gnm2.J5K5, whole genome shotgun sequence):
AAGCCCATGCTGCTCAAACATATCAGAACTAGCAATGGTTACCCCAAAGAATTGAGAAAAAGGTGATCTTTATTTATACCTTGCCAGAACGAGTGGCCCTATAGAGCCTTTCAAGTTGTTGATGTCTCTGCATTTCAACCTCATCAATGACAACAACATCTGAGCTCTCATATCCGCTGCTGCTGAACTGCTTTATTAAACCGTGAAactggagaaaaaaaaaaaccattaaaaTTTAACTTCTTGTGAAATCTTGGGCATACCCAgataaagatttgagaagaaaatGAAGGATAATTGAAGAAGAACACAGAAAGATACAATCTTGGGAAATGGGTGGGTAAGGGAAGAACGGTACCTGCTGTTGTTTGGCAACTTGGTCCCTAAACTTGGTGGCCTGTTTCCTCAGAGCGTCCATggcagaagaagaaagagagtcgccaataacaacaatcaaagtaTGAATAAGATGAGATCTAATGTAAGAGAAGCTCAAATGTTGTTTCTTTTCACAAacgattttaattaaataaattaaagagtGTATGTAATATTgtaaatttgtaataatgtaatGTTGATTGGAGGGGTTTAGTATTTGATTTTGACTGTAGCATAGCTATCTACTATCCTCTTTGTGTTCCTCTTTTTCAATCAAACCTGTctcaaaagaaaattttatttttaatataataatatcaatatttcaattattatttttatgaaaataaattagaataaaaaatatgttctttaaaatataatttgatttctaaataaatttttattacttcttctattttaaaataactatcgtttttactttttggattgaataaaaaataatatatttagcttattaaaaatatatgtgATATCAAATAAGGGACATTATATATGGTTTTTTTTAAGGATTAAATCGATGAAAAAAATAGGGACTATGttaatacatttaaaaaaaataaattagtataatatagtaagaaaaaatgaaaatgcaaatatTAGTAATAGTTAAATACATCCGAACTAATATtagtaattatttatattttattttatataaacgcTAAAAGATGCAAATACATCTATTTCAAGATTTGCAAATTGCAACTAACAATATTGGTAACACAATAAGAGGATAACGGTTATATAACTGAATCTTGTATACAAAGCATCATGACATTTTACTTTTAAGTCAATTTTTCATGAACGCCACATTATATTTCTTTGTTTCTAAATATTGTATACCCTTTTTCCACCACCTTTCTAGCAAGTCTAATGCTAACTCATTACACTCTCTTATTTATAGCGAAAGCAACTAGAatttaaaagaatgaaaatgactaatatttcaaaaatttatagaTGGAAtaatttaaggtttaattattctattagtttttatatttttttaagttagatttttatattatttttaattttatattaaattttttttaatgtaaaaatattagaattaaataaatattttttttacaaattgaaAGTATTTACAATTAAGAATCTAACTAAATCtttaactatatatttttttaaaaaaatattctgttaattttaacgtttttataaaaaaaaactaattacaaaattaaaaataatgtaaaactcaattaaaaaaaaagtataaagacctaattaaaaatttgataaactaTAAAAACCAAGTCATAATTTAACAAGTAACCATAACTTGAACTTAAATTTCCTTACTCTTAGTctaccaaaagaaaagaaaaacccatCGCTTACTTCATGGCCAACAGAAGCAACGACTGGACCAGCAGGTTTACAATGGAATTAAATcttctcttttaaaaaaaatggaaaatgagtGCAATTAGTAATTTATTcaaattctaattaaaaaaaagggcAAAATAGCACATTATACTTATTATTAGCAAAGGTAAACTggaggacaaccttgtaactatgTTTGAATCTTGTCCTATATTATATTCTGTTATTATTAGGAAAGATTTCAATTCATTCAAGGGAAGCTCCAGCTAGATAGTGTACGATAACACATCAAATATTGATTGGCGGATCCCATTCTTGTGTTCATATAAACTCAAGTTTATATACAAATTTGTTTTCTTCATTGTTGTATATTTGAGTCtcttatctctctctctctctctctctctgttccaAGTTTGTGGCTTTTAGAGTTCCCACaaacacctctctctctctctgttccaAGTTTGTGGCTTTTAGAGTTCCCACAAACACcacagagagagacagagagagaaggAAAACCCCACCATCACAATCATGCCATCAGCTTCTAAGAGAAGAAGGGCTGCTGCCAAGAAAAAGAAGGCACAGGATAACGCCATTATCAACTCTCCACCTCTAGGGAATGGTGAATTGAAATCCCAAGATATTCAAAATGGAGATTCACCTACACATCATGAAAATGCTCGACAACCTGCCTCCGATGCTGAGTCCATGAAACAAGAATCTAGCAATGTTAACAATGATCAAGTCAAAGAAGgaaatgaggaggaggaggctTGTGCTATTGTGATAGAGAGCGATTCGCAATCCAATGAGAGTTCTGAGGCTGAAAATATAAGTTCGGAGGAACCTAAGACAAATGAATATGATAATGAAGAACATTCTGATGATTCCAAGAATCCAGCATGCTCTGAAAATCAGGTTTTGCACTTTTCTCACCTATATAAGCCTCATAAGAAAATTATCAAATTATAGttcatttaaatataattttcctTTGCTGAATTGACATGCAGCCACTTGTAGCATCTATACAGATGATTCAAAAGACCTCCTGGTGGAGTTGCTGTGGATTGTTTGAGGTTCTGCAAGCCTCGGATCGATGAGTTCATGAGGATCTCAACCGATGGATCTAACATATGAAGAATTCAAAGGACTTCGTCCAAAAATTTTGTGATATTCCTTTCTAAATTGTATTCTATAATATTGAGCATTGAGGCCTAACTATAATCCATATGagattttatttttcgttttctgtatttgtgattcttataaagatttttttttttttattcttttatgccTTCTGGCATTTGTTTACAATCATCCACTAGCAATGAATGCGGAATAATTCCATCCTGTGGGATTCTGTGCATTTCGTGTTAGGAAACTTGTCAGTGTTCTTTAAATCAATAAAGATACATGACCTTTCAGAAAGTATCTAGAAGGATATTCAATTTAACTCTTGCATTTATATTTAACTTGTCAGTTTTCTAATGTTCTTGGCACTTTAGAGCAGTTTATGAGATTTTCCACGATCAATGATTACGGCTAAATAACCCATAATTGCTCGAATGAGTTACTGAAGAAAGTTAGAAGGAAAATAGAAGGGTATAAGATAGTGTTCTCCTTCAATGCTTTGAACATGATTTATTATTCTTAATTCATAGTTTGTACAAATCCAACCATTGATTTCAAATCCCAACACAATCTGCCAATTCTTAATTGATGTCTTGCAAATTGGAAGTCTTAATTAGAGaaacaggaaaaataaaataaaataaaccaaagAATAAAGATGAAGGAAAAGAATACgccaaaaaaaaaagcacgcacgcacGCAGACACAAATTCATTCCCTCATGCTCAACAAAAAGAACTTTTGTCAAGTTTCAAGTTCATCTCCTGTATGCAGCAGCACCATGAATAGCAGCAATGTAGAAAAGTTGTGTGGCTGACAGGATAATTAGAAAAGCCTCCATTGTTCTCTGCAAAAAATTGATATTTCAGATTAGAGTTGATGTAAAGAGGAAAAAGCAAAGCACTTAAAAGTATACAAGAATATAAGAAAGTTCATAGAAAATTTTGTATATGAAGTTTCCCTGTCTTACCAAGCGTGCATTTCTGATTTGAAGCTCAATCTCTTTGCATGCAAAGCTGCAGAAAATAAATCAGAGTTAGAGCAATAGAATCACAAGTAACTAGAGAGTCAAAATAATTtgctaaaagaataaaaaaaaaagaagtcagGGAGTTCATAGAGGATGGATTACCCCATGGCCAAGAGTGTAAGGGTCCAAGCAATGGTAGCAACTGAAGCTGCAGATGGCAAGCTCTCAGAAGTCCATGAACGAATATGATTGAATCCTGAAATCGTTGATGCAGCACCAACTACTCCAGCAAGCAAAGCAAATGTTACAAAGAAGCCAGTGGCAGCATTTCCCATAGGGAAGTATATGGGTGAAAATTGAGCTGGTAGTGCCAATTCTGGACCTGCAACAATCTCTTTACAACATTAGCATGCTGAAGAAACACACAGAAAAGCTTAGCTATTGCATAGGAAATAAGGTGAATGATCAAGAAGGTGGAATCAAGAATGGGACCTAAATAAATATCTATTGATAAGGTTATGTAAACTTTTCACGCGAAAGAATCATTCCTGAAAATATAACtatagttttgttttatttttacctATGATAAAACCATGATCTATTGCTCTATTCATGGCCCATCCACCAATGCCCAAAATTATGACATACATGCAGAAGTTCAGCAACAAAAGAAGGGTGGCAATAGGCTTCATTTGCTCATTGGCCATCTTGCACTATGTGGTGTTGGATAAGAGTGGATAAAGGAAAACACTAGGGGACTTCAAGAAGGTAAAATGTAGTGAATGAATAATGTCTCTAATACCAGAACAAGGATATGCATGTGCTTTCTTGTGCAAGTGATAGTTTTATATATAGCAATGACTTCCCAATGAGAAATGGATGAAAAGAACGTTGGGGTTCTTTTCTTGCCGATAGTTCAAAAGCTCTTCATTCAAGGTTGTAAAGATGATGATGCATCATACTTCACATTCAAGGCAATGGCAAATATGCGTTATTCTTACTTGCCATGcattttctaagatttgtttaaCCATAATATACCTTGTATAAACAGCTAAGTGCTTGTTTGTTGGCTGGGGAAAGAGATATTCGTTTCCACTAGTAGACTCTTCTCATTCACAGTACAACGGTCCCAAATCCCAATAGCTCTTTTCACTTGAATTATCTTATATATTAAAGCAATTCATTTAGAATAAAAGTTATCGGTATAAGATGATTTCTTCCACAATCTGATGTATCTTAACTAAACCTTTTGCACGGACTGAAAGTGAAATACTAAGATAAAATCATTTTCAAGAAAAATGTTCTACGATAAAGTAATTACTTTGAAACAAGTAGAAAGTTACACGATGGAGCACCTTACGTTTTGatcatttaattaataataaagaaCTAAAGAATCCGTATGTTATTCACACTCGCCTCGCATATCCTCAAATGAAATCACATTGTTCTCGCAACGTTTCAACGGATCTACATGTCCTAAGGCTTGAGACAGAAAACAAGTTTCTTAATTCATTGTATTTGACTTGATAACAATTCAATCGTTCAATCGTTCCATATAAGCCTGTATTATTCCAAAATGCAACAATATCCAAAGCCAGTACATAGATGAATTGTGTCAAGCATCTAAAATTTGCTAATGAGTTCAGGTGACCTAATTTATGATTGATTCCATGGATGCAAAATTGAACTAAGAGTAGCAATGATGATCAAGGCTGATAAACCTCAGGGAGGCGAAGACCGACGCTGGCAGCAGATTTTCCAAGAGTTCTTCTCACTTCATCTGACCTATCCACCGCTATATTGTAGGAGAACAACAATTCCTGAAAACACGAAAAACATGAATGAAATCAGGGATAAtacatatatgtatgtatttatgtatatataaatagatagataCCTTGTGATGGTGGACACTGTTAAGCATGAGAGTGTAATCGCGCGCAAGCTTTAATTTCTGCTCAAGAGCTGCAGTATCAAGCAGATTAGGGTTCTTATGGAACTCAGACGATACGAAATCTAGAAAGTGGGGATTGGTGTGTTCCTTCCCATTCACAATATGTTTCTTCACAGCTCTCGCAAGATCGCGATAGATCTTGGCCGTTTGGGATCCCATTTCCTCTCATCAAACCTCTCCTCGCCACCGTTTTCCCCTCAAACAACAATTCCTGGGTTTTCGTAACTACATTGGGTCGGGCCATCACGTTTTATTTGAGCTTCAGGCCCATTCATTCATCCAACCAAAAATCCTTCTTTTGGATTTCGTTACTTTGGTTGAGTTTCATTAGatcgataaatttttttttaatgaaaaatatttttttatttttttgtaataataaaagtaaaagtattaaaaaaattaaaaaatatctttttttaaaagttacaatttatatttttttttaaattttttttttaaaaaatattttttacataataaatgaacaaaaaaatatttttatcttattttatccaaacataattaatagataaaaaattttttttacataagatatccaaacataaaatcacttttatttttataaaaaatatttaaaaaaatatcatttaaagattttttttcaaaaataggcccaaacaaaattatttttactttttttttataaaatatttaaaaaaaaacacacaaaaatatcttttcttcaaaattcaCCTAACAAAATCCTTAGTCTATCAAAGGAACTTATATGTCTCAACCAAATGAGAGAGAATTTTACatgtatttagttttattttaccaTAGAACTTAAGTGTTCATGTAAGAGTTATCCGCTTCTGTCCTGGccaagaagcaccaaaacctCGAGTCTGGTAGCGGAAATCAACTTCAGAACACATTTTCATTACCCCTCCAACAGAGCAGGCGATTCTCTTTATTTTGCTATAACACTATTAGCTACCGGTTTTGACGTCTTTTACACAAATACCCTTTCCTGTTATTCATTATATACGTGCAAAACAAATATGTTTTCATCTACCCTATTCTCTAACCTGCAGTACACAAACCTTGTCCAAAGGACACGCGTTTAAGGAACTATATATATTACACGATAGCTCAAATGAGTTGGGGGTGGACGATGTGACAGTAACCCACTCTTTGTCAACCTTCTCAACATAGGAATTTGCCTTTTCTGTTGCATCAAACTGGAGTATGTTGCTCTCCTTCAATAACTTATTCACAAAATCCACGGAGAATATCATGTCAACATTTTTATCCGAATCCGCtagtgcatctgcatttgcatgtGAAATTTGTATCCCAATATTGGCTCCCCTTGATCTAACCAACCCAAGTAGTAGAGAGTTGCCACCAGCAATTCTTCCACTTGGACAGCATACCTTCAAGAACGTTCAAGACACATGAATCAGGGAAAACATATACCATTTTAACAATGAAACATAGCTATTGTTTCCAAATATGTAAGCTTATGAATCACACAAAATATGGAATTAAAGTCCTTATCAAATACTGATTGCAAaatgtttaattttgatatattatgtAACTAACAGAAGCAAGTCGTATGAAATCTCCAGGACCGTCATTTGAAATAGGAAAACCCAGAGAAATTCAAAGGCTATCAATGATTGAGCATCTGAACTTCATCAAACCAGTTTGAAAAAGGAATGAAGCCCAAGAGAATTCAATGGCGAAACTACTCGGCAAGTAGAAGCGAGAAAAGAACCTAACCTCAATGTACTCAACACCCATGTTGATAAGATTATCCATGATGTTATGCTTTGAAAACAAGCTAATAAATGCTCCAGATCCAGCAGGAGCTTGGAGTATTTCCCAAGGCGATTTCATCAAGATCTTATACTTGTTCTCTCCTTCCGGCAAACTGCTAATAACCGGTAGCTTCTCTTCTTCCAAAAACCATACCTACACAACAATCATAAATTAGATATTGAAACTGCTATCATTATTTCTGGAGAATACCTTTATCCTCTCTTATTATTTTCCATTCTAGTTTGATAATATTTCATTTTATATGTTAAAAGAAGTGGGAACTAATAAATGCGACACACTTCAAGATATATGTGacataataatacaaaaaaactAAAGGAGATCCTTTGCATGCATGATGTGAACCTTTTCAGAGTCAAATCCAAAATGATGATTGTTTGTAAACAATGTTGTTAAAGGCTGGATTTGTTCTGCTGAAGAGACCAAAATTAAAGGCACAGATACACGATCTTCGACCTGTAAAAAATGGAAATGTATTAGATAAGAGAAGTTGTGTAGTATATCTTAGTGAAGTCACTCCAAAAACATTCACCTAGTTGGACAAATACCTCAGAAATCAGCTTCATTTCTATAATAcctcaaaaataagaaaataaaacgcAAGTTTGCAACAACTTACAAAAGTTTCATGATTGCAGAGTAACTTTTGGAGCAAGGTAAGTGGTGAACTTTCAGTTGCTTCAGTTTCAACATTGCCAGGGTTCCTAATGCAATCCTGATTCTCTATTTCACTCAAAAGCAGGACAATAGCCATTTTGCCTTTGCTCATGAGCGTAAGTCCCTTTTCCTGCATCCTCATATCTCCAACCAACTTCTTACTTCTATCTACGAAAGATTCTGCCGATATTTCCAGAGAACTTATAAGCTTTGCTTCTAGGGAGCGGACCAACTCAGCCATGTTCCATCtgctttaaaatagtcaaaacaGCATAAATATAACAAAATGTTCTTTTGCAGGGATAAGGGACAGGGAAGTGGCGACATATAAGTCATAGAAAAATATAATGATGATGGATAAAgttcaagaaaaaagaaaagataattaaataaGACATACTATTGTATCCTGTCATTTTTCATCAGTAAGAATGAAAAGTTACATCACAATTGTAATTCTTCAAACACATCTAATgtgaattaaataataaaaggtCATGTTAGCTAATACATAGTTTCTGTTTTTGCTATTTGTGAGGATGGGATTGAACTTGTCATAATTCAAAACAACTCTTGTTAAATTAACTTACCTCTTGATTGGTTGTTCAAGACTTTGTAAAGCCTCCTGTAACAATTTGGAGTTGACATCCACAATCTGCCCACTAAGCAATCTCCTCTGTTCTTTCTCTCCATATCGAAGTCCATGAAATACATGCTGTTGCTCCATTTCAACAAGTTTCTTTTTCACTGCTATGAGCTGCTTTGAAAACTTTTTCCTCTCCTTCCATTCCTAAAATATAGCAAAAAGTGAACTATCTATACTATATAACATCCTTGCATCAGCTATACATAGTAAAAGCATCCAGTCAAATAATTAGATCAAAACcgaaaataatacataaaatgcAATTTCAAACCCAAAAGCTACATGCACATTATCAAAATCCAAGAACTACATGTTAAATTATGTGAGTTTGTTGGCCAGGTTATCATACAAGTGGTAAAAAGGTACGACAAATTATACTAAAAGATAGATTATTGTGCTTTACTATCACAGCAAAATAACCAATGAACCAACCAAATCTCAAAGTGAACATTAACAGGTAGAAACTAAGAAAGGTAATCCAGCATCATCAATAACTACAAAACTTTCataattgtcaaaaaaaaaaaaaagaggacaaGACAACAAGAATAACAAGTTAGCAGTAAAGTATAGGAAAGTGTGCCTCACAAGTTGGCGCctttcttttttggacctttcaTCATATCGTAGGTTTAATTCAAGGAGTCCTTTCGGGGGCGTAATATGCATTTCTCTTCTCTCCATATCAACATCTGGAACAATTGCTTCGACAAAAGGCACCAAAACAAGCTGATCAGATGCTTCTGTTCCGGCTGACCTTGGCTTGCCACTTTTATCAAGTATGTCAAAAGACGAATCAAGTGACACTTGTAGTAGGTCATTGGCTCCACTATTGAAAACATTAATAACAGTTCCCACAAGTTCTCTACTTTCCTGATAGAAAGAAATACAGTCAGCACCTTAACATATCGCATTAAGGAACCAAAACTAACAACTAGGTAACGAAAATATGAAAGCAGAAACATCCTTAAGTTAATATTTCTATTACGATTTCATCAGTTAGAATCACCAAGGTGATAATAGACCTCTAAAATTCGATAAATAGGCAGCTGAATAATAGCACAAGggtacttttattttgttaaaacagTTGATattttgacaaaataaataaataataacaagaaaaaATTCATGATTATCACTAACCTTCAAAAAAACTCTCATCCCAACAAGATCATGAGTGTAAAATTCACCCTCCTCTAAGTCTGGCTTGTCTTCTTCCGTGACAAGCAACGTAGCACCAATAAGCATCTTAGCCTGTGTGACATATTGATTAGTC
Coding sequences:
- the LOC112792769 gene encoding uncharacterized protein, translating into MGSQTAKIYRDLARAVKKHIVNGKEHTNPHFLDFVSSEFHKNPNLLDTAALEQKLKLARDYTLMLNSVHHHKELLFSYNIAVDRSDEVRRTLGKSAASVGLRLPEVYQP
- the LOC112792767 gene encoding membrane protein PM19L-like — translated: MANEQMKPIATLLLLLNFCMYVIILGIGGWAMNRAIDHGFIIGPELALPAQFSPIYFPMGNAATGFFVTFALLAGVVGAASTISGFNHIRSWTSESLPSAASVATIAWTLTLLAMGFACKEIELQIRNARLRTMEAFLIILSATQLFYIAAIHGAAAYRR
- the LOC112792770 gene encoding uncharacterized protein isoform X1 is translated as MQVVPLPLPTATLRTSQRPSSALLPSLHLPFYPSSLPTNTTRLFLPPLHSATATPTPTQEPLLDTPTNESTFIDIGYISSVHGLHGELRVKPTTDFPQLRFSTPGRRWLRQKVLNAETLREVELEEGREHPALKSWILKFKGIDSVDQAKMLIGATLLVTEEDKPDLEEGEFYTHDLVGMRVFLKESRELVGTVINVFNSGANDLLQVSLDSSFDILDKSGKPRSAGTEASDQLVLVPFVEAIVPDVDMERREMHITPPKGLLELNLRYDERSKKERRQLEWKERKKFSKQLIAVKKKLVEMEQQHVFHGLRYGEKEQRRLLSGQIVDVNSKLLQEALQSLEQPIKSRWNMAELVRSLEAKLISSLEISAESFVDRSKKLVGDMRMQEKGLTLMSKGKMAIVLLLSEIENQDCIRNPGNVETEATESSPLTLLQKLLCNHETFVEDRVSVPLILVSSAEQIQPLTTLFTNNHHFGFDSEKVWFLEEEKLPVISSLPEGENKYKILMKSPWEILQAPAGSGAFISLFSKHNIMDNLINMGVEYIEVCCPSGRIAGGNSLLLGLVRSRGANIGIQISHANADALADSDKNVDMIFSVDFVNKLLKESNILQFDATEKANSYVEKVDKEWVTVTSSTPNSFELSCNIYSSLNACPLDKVCVLQVRE
- the LOC112792768 gene encoding uncharacterized protein — its product is MPSASKRRRAAAKKKKAQDNAIINSPPLGNGELKSQDIQNGDSPTHHENARQPASDAESMKQESSNVNNDQVKEGNEEEEACAIVIESDSQSNESSEAENISSEEPKTNEYDNEEHSDDSKNPACSENQPLVASIQMIQKTSWWSCCGLFEVLQASDR
- the LOC112792770 gene encoding uncharacterized protein isoform X2, producing the protein MQVVPLPLPTATLRTSQRPSSALLPSLHLPFYPSSLPTNTTRLFLPPLHSATATPTPTQEPLLDTPTNESTFIDIGYISSVHGLHGELRVKPTTDFPQLRFSTPGRRWLRQKVLNAETLREVELEEGREHPALKSWILKFKGIDSVDQAKMLIGATLLVTEEDKPDLEEGEFYTHDLVGMRVFLKESRELVGTVINVFNSGANDLLQVSLDSSFDILDKSGKPRSAGTEASDQLVLVPFVEAIVPDVDMERREMHITPPKGLLELNLRYDERSKKERRQLEWKERKKFSKQLIAVKKKLVEMEQQHVFHGLRYGEKEQRRLLSGQIVDVNSKLLQEALQSLEQPIKRWNMAELVRSLEAKLISSLEISAESFVDRSKKLVGDMRMQEKGLTLMSKGKMAIVLLLSEIENQDCIRNPGNVETEATESSPLTLLQKLLCNHETFVEDRVSVPLILVSSAEQIQPLTTLFTNNHHFGFDSEKVWFLEEEKLPVISSLPEGENKYKILMKSPWEILQAPAGSGAFISLFSKHNIMDNLINMGVEYIEVCCPSGRIAGGNSLLLGLVRSRGANIGIQISHANADALADSDKNVDMIFSVDFVNKLLKESNILQFDATEKANSYVEKVDKEWVTVTSSTPNSFELSCNIYSSLNACPLDKVCVLQVRE